From a region of the Arachis ipaensis cultivar K30076 chromosome B09, Araip1.1, whole genome shotgun sequence genome:
- the LOC107619375 gene encoding protein NPGR2-like isoform X1 gives MPFLLLKSYFFYFYPFFFHLPSSCSFSCSTIFLSVYVSDKQGFLPFNSRKGPSHQVQCCGRMRVIRNWIVSKKRKFLGIEERLEKMINCMRSGEQVAVDEIGGYSSESLATRDYSATASGYSSRPGAAEFDPKLDNSNIEEAESTLRESGYLNYEEARALLGRLEYQKGNFEAALHVFEGIDIAAVAPKMKISISRRCERNMNRRRSLSDAAPPMSIHAVSLLLEAVLLKAKSLQILGRFQEAARSCKTILDTVESALPEGWPENVDLDRKLQETIRNAVELLPELWNLAGSHQHVISSFRRALLYPWNLDIETTSRIQKEFAMFLLYSGCEASPPSLRSQLDGSFVPRNNIEEAVLLLLILLRNSVIGSIEWDPSVVDHLSFALTVSGEFKTLAQQVEELLPETMERKERHYILALCYFGEGEHMIALDLLRNSLNDRENSECEQELLLASKICADNMVCVEDGIKYSCKAISHLDGKCMQVVAIAYCLLGVLLSSKSRLIASDSEKVLMQSEALRALKTAERTMSESDPYIVLHLCLEYAEQRNLSVAFCHAKELVKLEGGSSVAAYVLLARILSAQKNFVDAELVIDAAIDQSGKWDQGELLKTKAKLRIAQGRLRSAVETYTFLLAVLQVQNKSLGTANKVMKSKRNRNRNLEMEIWHDLANLYIALSQWRDAEVCLAKSKAINPYSASRWHSTGLLFKARDQQQEALNAFRKALDIEPNHVPSLISTACVLRKLGGQSSSIVRSLLSDALRLDRTNPNAWYNLGLLYKHDLGSSALEAAECFEAAAHLEETSPIEPFR, from the exons ATGCCTTTTCTATTATTGAAAAGctactttttctatttttaccccttcttttttcatttaccttcaagttgttctttttCATGTTCTACAATCTTTCTATCTGTCTATGTTTCTGACAAACAAGGTTTTCTTCCCTTCAACTCTAG GAAAGGGCCAAGTCATCAAGTTCAATGTTGTGGAAGAATGAGAGTTATTAGGAATTGGATTGTAAGTAAGAAGAGAAAGTTCCTTGGGATTGAGGAGAGATTGGAGAAGATGATCAATTGCATGCGTTCTGGGGAACAGGTTGCTGTTGATGAGATTGGTGGTTATTCATCAGAGTCACTTGCAACAAGGGACTATTCAGCTACAGCGAGTGGCTATTCATCTAGGCCTGGTGCTGCTGAATTTGATCCAAAGTTGGATAATAGCAACATTGAAGAAGCAGAGTCCACACTTCGTGAAAGTGGTTACTTGAACTATGAG GAAGCTAGAGCTTTACTAGGAAGGCTTGAATATCAGAAGGGTAATTTTGAAGCTGCACTTCATGTATTTGAAGGAATAGACATTGCTGCTGTTGCTCCAAAGATGAAAATTTCTATATCTAGAAGATGTGAACGGAATATGAATAGACGCCGTTCGCTCAGTGATGCAGCGCCTCCTATGTCCATTCATGCTGTTAGTCTACTTCTTGAAGCTGTTTTGCTCAAGGCAAAGTCATTGCAGATTCTTGGAAGGTTTCAAG AAGCTGCTAGATCATGCAAGACTATTTTGGACACTGTTGAATCTGCATTACCTGAAGGATGGCCAGAGAACGTTGATTTAGACAGAAAGTTACAAGAGACTATAAGAAATGCTGTAGAACTACTTCCAGAGCTATGGAACCTTGCCGGCTCTCATCAACATGTCATATCATCATTTAGGAGGGCCTTGCTTTATCCATGGAATCTTGACATTGAAACAACTTCAAGAATTCAAAAGGAATTTGCTATGTTTCTTCTGTATAGCGGCTGTGAAGCGAGTCCTCCTTCGCTTCGCTCTCAATTGGACGGTTCCTTTGTCCCACGAAACAATATAGAAGAGGCTGTTCTCTTGCTTCTTATTCTGCTGAGAAATTCTGTTATAGGAAGCATTGAATGGGACCCTTCAGTAGTTGATCATCTTTCTTTTGCTCTAACTGTTTCCGGGGAGTTCAAGACACTGGCTCAACAGGTTGAGGAATTGCTTCCGGAAACCATGGAGAGGAAAGAAAGACATTATATTCTAGCACTTTGTTACTTTGGTGAAGGTGAGCACATGATTGCTTTGGATCTTTTGAGGAACTCTTTGAATGATAGAGAGAACTCGGAGTGCGAACAGGAACTGCTTCTAGCTTCAAAAATTTGTGCAGATAACATGGTTTGTGTTGAGGATGGAATCAAATATTCTTGCAAAGCAATTTCTCATTTGGATGGAAAGTGCATGCAAGTGGTAGCAATTGCATATTGCTTACTAGGTGTTCTGCTCTCATCGAAATCAAGGTTGATAGCTTCTGATTCAGAGAAAGTTTTAATGCAATCCGAAGCACTGAGGGCTCTGAAAACGGCCGAGAGAACGATGAGTGAGAGTGATCCTTACATAGTCCTTCATCTTTGTCTAGAATACGCCGAGCAGCGGAACTTGAGCGTTGCTTTTTGTCATGCAAAGGAACTGGTTAAGCTTGAGGGTGGATCTAGTGTTGCTGCATATGTATTACTTGCAAGGATTTTATCAGCTCAAAAGAATTTTGTGGATGCAGAGTTGGTTATTGATGCTGCCATAGATCAAAGTGGGAAATGGGATCAAGGAGAGTTGTTGAAAACCAAAGCGAAACTCCGGATTGCACAGGGAAGATTAAGGAGTGCAGTGGAGACATATACTTTCCTCCTTGCTGTGCTTCAAGTCCAAAACAAAAGTTTGGGCACTGCAAATAAGGTTATGAAG AGTAAGAGAAACCGCAACAGAAATCTGGAGATGGAAATATGGCATGATTTGGCCAACTTGTACATAGCTTTATCACAATGGCGAGATGCTGAAGTTTGTCTTGCAAAGTCTAAGGCTATTAATCCTTATTCTGCTTCTAGATGGCACTCCACAG GTTTACTTTTCAAGGCCAGAGATCAGCAGCAAGAAGCATTGAATGCATTTAGGAAAGCACTAGACATCGAACCAAACCATGTGCCAAGTTTGATATCAACAGCATGTGTTCTGAGAAAGCTTGGTGGCCAATCATCTTCAATTGTGAGAAGCCTTCTGAGTGATGCACTAAGGCTTGACAGAACAAACCCAAATGCTTGGTACAATCTTGGACTGCTCTACAAACATGATTTGGGCTCATCTGCATTGGAAGCTGCTGAGTGCTTTGAGGCTGCTGCTCATCTTGAAGAAACTTCTCCCATTGAACCCTTTAGATAG
- the LOC107619375 gene encoding protein NPGR2-like isoform X2, whose protein sequence is MILKAETLSCTPRKGPSHQVQCCGRMRVIRNWIVSKKRKFLGIEERLEKMINCMRSGEQVAVDEIGGYSSESLATRDYSATASGYSSRPGAAEFDPKLDNSNIEEAESTLRESGYLNYEEARALLGRLEYQKGNFEAALHVFEGIDIAAVAPKMKISISRRCERNMNRRRSLSDAAPPMSIHAVSLLLEAVLLKAKSLQILGRFQEAARSCKTILDTVESALPEGWPENVDLDRKLQETIRNAVELLPELWNLAGSHQHVISSFRRALLYPWNLDIETTSRIQKEFAMFLLYSGCEASPPSLRSQLDGSFVPRNNIEEAVLLLLILLRNSVIGSIEWDPSVVDHLSFALTVSGEFKTLAQQVEELLPETMERKERHYILALCYFGEGEHMIALDLLRNSLNDRENSECEQELLLASKICADNMVCVEDGIKYSCKAISHLDGKCMQVVAIAYCLLGVLLSSKSRLIASDSEKVLMQSEALRALKTAERTMSESDPYIVLHLCLEYAEQRNLSVAFCHAKELVKLEGGSSVAAYVLLARILSAQKNFVDAELVIDAAIDQSGKWDQGELLKTKAKLRIAQGRLRSAVETYTFLLAVLQVQNKSLGTANKVMKSKRNRNRNLEMEIWHDLANLYIALSQWRDAEVCLAKSKAINPYSASRWHSTGLLFKARDQQQEALNAFRKALDIEPNHVPSLISTACVLRKLGGQSSSIVRSLLSDALRLDRTNPNAWYNLGLLYKHDLGSSALEAAECFEAAAHLEETSPIEPFR, encoded by the exons ATGATTCTTAAAGCTGAAACCTTGTCATGTACTCCAAG GAAAGGGCCAAGTCATCAAGTTCAATGTTGTGGAAGAATGAGAGTTATTAGGAATTGGATTGTAAGTAAGAAGAGAAAGTTCCTTGGGATTGAGGAGAGATTGGAGAAGATGATCAATTGCATGCGTTCTGGGGAACAGGTTGCTGTTGATGAGATTGGTGGTTATTCATCAGAGTCACTTGCAACAAGGGACTATTCAGCTACAGCGAGTGGCTATTCATCTAGGCCTGGTGCTGCTGAATTTGATCCAAAGTTGGATAATAGCAACATTGAAGAAGCAGAGTCCACACTTCGTGAAAGTGGTTACTTGAACTATGAG GAAGCTAGAGCTTTACTAGGAAGGCTTGAATATCAGAAGGGTAATTTTGAAGCTGCACTTCATGTATTTGAAGGAATAGACATTGCTGCTGTTGCTCCAAAGATGAAAATTTCTATATCTAGAAGATGTGAACGGAATATGAATAGACGCCGTTCGCTCAGTGATGCAGCGCCTCCTATGTCCATTCATGCTGTTAGTCTACTTCTTGAAGCTGTTTTGCTCAAGGCAAAGTCATTGCAGATTCTTGGAAGGTTTCAAG AAGCTGCTAGATCATGCAAGACTATTTTGGACACTGTTGAATCTGCATTACCTGAAGGATGGCCAGAGAACGTTGATTTAGACAGAAAGTTACAAGAGACTATAAGAAATGCTGTAGAACTACTTCCAGAGCTATGGAACCTTGCCGGCTCTCATCAACATGTCATATCATCATTTAGGAGGGCCTTGCTTTATCCATGGAATCTTGACATTGAAACAACTTCAAGAATTCAAAAGGAATTTGCTATGTTTCTTCTGTATAGCGGCTGTGAAGCGAGTCCTCCTTCGCTTCGCTCTCAATTGGACGGTTCCTTTGTCCCACGAAACAATATAGAAGAGGCTGTTCTCTTGCTTCTTATTCTGCTGAGAAATTCTGTTATAGGAAGCATTGAATGGGACCCTTCAGTAGTTGATCATCTTTCTTTTGCTCTAACTGTTTCCGGGGAGTTCAAGACACTGGCTCAACAGGTTGAGGAATTGCTTCCGGAAACCATGGAGAGGAAAGAAAGACATTATATTCTAGCACTTTGTTACTTTGGTGAAGGTGAGCACATGATTGCTTTGGATCTTTTGAGGAACTCTTTGAATGATAGAGAGAACTCGGAGTGCGAACAGGAACTGCTTCTAGCTTCAAAAATTTGTGCAGATAACATGGTTTGTGTTGAGGATGGAATCAAATATTCTTGCAAAGCAATTTCTCATTTGGATGGAAAGTGCATGCAAGTGGTAGCAATTGCATATTGCTTACTAGGTGTTCTGCTCTCATCGAAATCAAGGTTGATAGCTTCTGATTCAGAGAAAGTTTTAATGCAATCCGAAGCACTGAGGGCTCTGAAAACGGCCGAGAGAACGATGAGTGAGAGTGATCCTTACATAGTCCTTCATCTTTGTCTAGAATACGCCGAGCAGCGGAACTTGAGCGTTGCTTTTTGTCATGCAAAGGAACTGGTTAAGCTTGAGGGTGGATCTAGTGTTGCTGCATATGTATTACTTGCAAGGATTTTATCAGCTCAAAAGAATTTTGTGGATGCAGAGTTGGTTATTGATGCTGCCATAGATCAAAGTGGGAAATGGGATCAAGGAGAGTTGTTGAAAACCAAAGCGAAACTCCGGATTGCACAGGGAAGATTAAGGAGTGCAGTGGAGACATATACTTTCCTCCTTGCTGTGCTTCAAGTCCAAAACAAAAGTTTGGGCACTGCAAATAAGGTTATGAAG AGTAAGAGAAACCGCAACAGAAATCTGGAGATGGAAATATGGCATGATTTGGCCAACTTGTACATAGCTTTATCACAATGGCGAGATGCTGAAGTTTGTCTTGCAAAGTCTAAGGCTATTAATCCTTATTCTGCTTCTAGATGGCACTCCACAG GTTTACTTTTCAAGGCCAGAGATCAGCAGCAAGAAGCATTGAATGCATTTAGGAAAGCACTAGACATCGAACCAAACCATGTGCCAAGTTTGATATCAACAGCATGTGTTCTGAGAAAGCTTGGTGGCCAATCATCTTCAATTGTGAGAAGCCTTCTGAGTGATGCACTAAGGCTTGACAGAACAAACCCAAATGCTTGGTACAATCTTGGACTGCTCTACAAACATGATTTGGGCTCATCTGCATTGGAAGCTGCTGAGTGCTTTGAGGCTGCTGCTCATCTTGAAGAAACTTCTCCCATTGAACCCTTTAGATAG
- the LOC107619375 gene encoding protein NPGR2-like isoform X3, which produces MRVIRNWIVSKKRKFLGIEERLEKMINCMRSGEQVAVDEIGGYSSESLATRDYSATASGYSSRPGAAEFDPKLDNSNIEEAESTLRESGYLNYEEARALLGRLEYQKGNFEAALHVFEGIDIAAVAPKMKISISRRCERNMNRRRSLSDAAPPMSIHAVSLLLEAVLLKAKSLQILGRFQEAARSCKTILDTVESALPEGWPENVDLDRKLQETIRNAVELLPELWNLAGSHQHVISSFRRALLYPWNLDIETTSRIQKEFAMFLLYSGCEASPPSLRSQLDGSFVPRNNIEEAVLLLLILLRNSVIGSIEWDPSVVDHLSFALTVSGEFKTLAQQVEELLPETMERKERHYILALCYFGEGEHMIALDLLRNSLNDRENSECEQELLLASKICADNMVCVEDGIKYSCKAISHLDGKCMQVVAIAYCLLGVLLSSKSRLIASDSEKVLMQSEALRALKTAERTMSESDPYIVLHLCLEYAEQRNLSVAFCHAKELVKLEGGSSVAAYVLLARILSAQKNFVDAELVIDAAIDQSGKWDQGELLKTKAKLRIAQGRLRSAVETYTFLLAVLQVQNKSLGTANKVMKSKRNRNRNLEMEIWHDLANLYIALSQWRDAEVCLAKSKAINPYSASRWHSTGLLFKARDQQQEALNAFRKALDIEPNHVPSLISTACVLRKLGGQSSSIVRSLLSDALRLDRTNPNAWYNLGLLYKHDLGSSALEAAECFEAAAHLEETSPIEPFR; this is translated from the exons ATGAGAGTTATTAGGAATTGGATTGTAAGTAAGAAGAGAAAGTTCCTTGGGATTGAGGAGAGATTGGAGAAGATGATCAATTGCATGCGTTCTGGGGAACAGGTTGCTGTTGATGAGATTGGTGGTTATTCATCAGAGTCACTTGCAACAAGGGACTATTCAGCTACAGCGAGTGGCTATTCATCTAGGCCTGGTGCTGCTGAATTTGATCCAAAGTTGGATAATAGCAACATTGAAGAAGCAGAGTCCACACTTCGTGAAAGTGGTTACTTGAACTATGAG GAAGCTAGAGCTTTACTAGGAAGGCTTGAATATCAGAAGGGTAATTTTGAAGCTGCACTTCATGTATTTGAAGGAATAGACATTGCTGCTGTTGCTCCAAAGATGAAAATTTCTATATCTAGAAGATGTGAACGGAATATGAATAGACGCCGTTCGCTCAGTGATGCAGCGCCTCCTATGTCCATTCATGCTGTTAGTCTACTTCTTGAAGCTGTTTTGCTCAAGGCAAAGTCATTGCAGATTCTTGGAAGGTTTCAAG AAGCTGCTAGATCATGCAAGACTATTTTGGACACTGTTGAATCTGCATTACCTGAAGGATGGCCAGAGAACGTTGATTTAGACAGAAAGTTACAAGAGACTATAAGAAATGCTGTAGAACTACTTCCAGAGCTATGGAACCTTGCCGGCTCTCATCAACATGTCATATCATCATTTAGGAGGGCCTTGCTTTATCCATGGAATCTTGACATTGAAACAACTTCAAGAATTCAAAAGGAATTTGCTATGTTTCTTCTGTATAGCGGCTGTGAAGCGAGTCCTCCTTCGCTTCGCTCTCAATTGGACGGTTCCTTTGTCCCACGAAACAATATAGAAGAGGCTGTTCTCTTGCTTCTTATTCTGCTGAGAAATTCTGTTATAGGAAGCATTGAATGGGACCCTTCAGTAGTTGATCATCTTTCTTTTGCTCTAACTGTTTCCGGGGAGTTCAAGACACTGGCTCAACAGGTTGAGGAATTGCTTCCGGAAACCATGGAGAGGAAAGAAAGACATTATATTCTAGCACTTTGTTACTTTGGTGAAGGTGAGCACATGATTGCTTTGGATCTTTTGAGGAACTCTTTGAATGATAGAGAGAACTCGGAGTGCGAACAGGAACTGCTTCTAGCTTCAAAAATTTGTGCAGATAACATGGTTTGTGTTGAGGATGGAATCAAATATTCTTGCAAAGCAATTTCTCATTTGGATGGAAAGTGCATGCAAGTGGTAGCAATTGCATATTGCTTACTAGGTGTTCTGCTCTCATCGAAATCAAGGTTGATAGCTTCTGATTCAGAGAAAGTTTTAATGCAATCCGAAGCACTGAGGGCTCTGAAAACGGCCGAGAGAACGATGAGTGAGAGTGATCCTTACATAGTCCTTCATCTTTGTCTAGAATACGCCGAGCAGCGGAACTTGAGCGTTGCTTTTTGTCATGCAAAGGAACTGGTTAAGCTTGAGGGTGGATCTAGTGTTGCTGCATATGTATTACTTGCAAGGATTTTATCAGCTCAAAAGAATTTTGTGGATGCAGAGTTGGTTATTGATGCTGCCATAGATCAAAGTGGGAAATGGGATCAAGGAGAGTTGTTGAAAACCAAAGCGAAACTCCGGATTGCACAGGGAAGATTAAGGAGTGCAGTGGAGACATATACTTTCCTCCTTGCTGTGCTTCAAGTCCAAAACAAAAGTTTGGGCACTGCAAATAAGGTTATGAAG AGTAAGAGAAACCGCAACAGAAATCTGGAGATGGAAATATGGCATGATTTGGCCAACTTGTACATAGCTTTATCACAATGGCGAGATGCTGAAGTTTGTCTTGCAAAGTCTAAGGCTATTAATCCTTATTCTGCTTCTAGATGGCACTCCACAG GTTTACTTTTCAAGGCCAGAGATCAGCAGCAAGAAGCATTGAATGCATTTAGGAAAGCACTAGACATCGAACCAAACCATGTGCCAAGTTTGATATCAACAGCATGTGTTCTGAGAAAGCTTGGTGGCCAATCATCTTCAATTGTGAGAAGCCTTCTGAGTGATGCACTAAGGCTTGACAGAACAAACCCAAATGCTTGGTACAATCTTGGACTGCTCTACAAACATGATTTGGGCTCATCTGCATTGGAAGCTGCTGAGTGCTTTGAGGCTGCTGCTCATCTTGAAGAAACTTCTCCCATTGAACCCTTTAGATAG